DNA sequence from the Phycisphaerae bacterium genome:
CGACGCCGATCTGCTGTGTTCGATGCGCTCGGGCGACGAATGGGCGTACGAATTGTTCGTCCGGCGGCATACCGGTCGTATGTTCGCCGTCGCGTCGCGCTTTCTGGCTAACGAACACGACGCGGCCGATGCGGTCCAGGACGCCTTCGTCTGCGCCTTTGCCGCCCTCGATTCGTTCAAGGGCGATTCGCGCGTTTCGACATGGCTCCATCGCATCGTCGTCAATTCCTGCCTGATGAAGCTACGATCGGAGAAAAGACGCCCCAGTGTTTCGATCGACAGCCTGCTGCCCTCCTTCAATGCAGATGGCCATCACGCCGGGACGGTGCGGTCCTGGGACCCCGACGCCTGCAATCGACTCTGCGTTGAGGAAACGCGAGAACAGGTCCGCGCCGGCATCGATGCGTTGCCGGATTCCTATCGAACCATCTTGCTGCTACGGGACATCGAGGGCTACGACACCGAAGAAACGGCGCGACTGCTGGGGTGCAGCACATCGAATGTCAAAACAAGGTTGCACCGGGCCCGTCAGGCCCTGCGGACTCTGCTTGATCCGTTGTTTGGCGAAGTTCCTTTCCCGAAGGAAGCAAGGGTAGTGGAAGTCGCCGCGTGATCTGAAGAGAGAATTCTCACGACGAGATTTTTTTTCGAGGTAGCACCAATGCTGCGAAAAATGGTTACGTGCTCGGTTCTGTCGGCGGTCATGGCCCTTGTCGGCTGCTCCGCCGGGTCGGCCCATCGCCACGAACTCGATCAATTTGGCGAAGTGTATTATCTCGACGGCGCCGGCGGCGGGAGCGTCCTTACGAATTGGGGCGGCGGGGTGCAATCCGGACTGAAAGTCGCCGGTTATCCAGGCGACTTCAACACCTTCGTCTGGAACACGGGGTTGGGAGTCGGCGCGGATCAAAGCGCCGGCGTCGAATACAAGCGGGAACAAGCCCGCAAGCTGGCTTTACGAATTC
Encoded proteins:
- a CDS encoding sigma-70 family RNA polymerase sigma factor; this encodes MNASLVELDFNNQDVDCRGGTETSDADLLCSMRSGDEWAYELFVRRHTGRMFAVASRFLANEHDAADAVQDAFVCAFAALDSFKGDSRVSTWLHRIVVNSCLMKLRSEKRRPSVSIDSLLPSFNADGHHAGTVRSWDPDACNRLCVEETREQVRAGIDALPDSYRTILLLRDIEGYDTEETARLLGCSTSNVKTRLHRARQALRTLLDPLFGEVPFPKEARVVEVAA